One window from the genome of Corynebacterium sp. SCR221107 encodes:
- a CDS encoding vWA domain-containing protein encodes MFDRLNFVRVRLLVALMMLCGAATILAPVSQATPQAPAQAPTMIVLDASGSMANADALGTTRMEAAKSAARDVFASVGAASPLGLVVYGSSVPEVADEREAGCADIKVIAAPRTGPVEALSQGIDAVTASGYTPIGNSLKVAAEQLPDSRGSIVPVSDGIDTCAPPPACEVAGQLRATGLDVTVHTIGFKVDDEARAELQCIAAATGGTYADAGDAATLTQQLKTQVTRGISAYDVQGTPVSGGLTWQDAVSIEPGQYVDAIRSTGTSEFIALDSAEQANEETYRWYRVHLDDGERLHVAASVIVPQEAASPVDKLDLLRLRVGSCPPRARSAA; translated from the coding sequence ATGTTTGATCGACTGAATTTTGTTCGTGTTCGGCTTCTCGTCGCCCTCATGATGCTCTGCGGCGCAGCCACGATCCTCGCTCCGGTCTCGCAAGCCACCCCGCAGGCCCCGGCTCAAGCTCCGACGATGATTGTTCTCGATGCCTCCGGTTCTATGGCAAACGCCGATGCCCTTGGAACCACCCGCATGGAGGCCGCCAAGAGCGCCGCCCGCGATGTCTTCGCTAGTGTCGGCGCCGCTAGCCCGCTCGGACTCGTCGTATACGGAAGCTCGGTCCCGGAAGTCGCCGACGAGCGTGAGGCTGGCTGTGCGGACATCAAGGTCATCGCTGCCCCAAGGACCGGCCCGGTGGAGGCTCTCAGCCAAGGCATCGACGCCGTGACCGCCTCCGGCTACACGCCCATTGGCAACTCTTTGAAGGTCGCTGCTGAACAACTGCCCGACAGCCGTGGCTCCATCGTTCCCGTCTCCGACGGCATCGACACCTGCGCGCCACCACCAGCCTGCGAGGTAGCAGGCCAGCTTCGTGCCACCGGCCTCGATGTCACGGTGCACACCATCGGATTCAAAGTCGATGATGAGGCACGGGCCGAGCTGCAATGCATCGCGGCCGCCACTGGCGGAACCTACGCCGACGCCGGCGATGCTGCAACCCTTACACAGCAGCTCAAGACCCAAGTCACCCGGGGTATCTCCGCTTATGACGTGCAGGGTACACCGGTGAGCGGCGGCTTGACGTGGCAGGATGCAGTCTCCATTGAACCTGGACAGTATGTGGATGCGATCCGCTCCACCGGTACGAGTGAATTCATAGCCCTCGACTCCGCCGAACAAGCCAACGAAGAGACATACCGGTGGTATCGGGTCCACCTCGACGATGGCGAACGGCTTCACGTCGCCGCCTCGGTGATCGTTCCCCAGGAAGCAGCCAGCCCCGTCGACAAACTTGATCTCCTTCGACTTCGCGTGGGCTCATGTCCCCCGAGGGCGAGGTCTGCAGCCTAG
- a CDS encoding alpha/beta hydrolase gives MRKVAQILISVAFAAASVASVSTGLASAQTSSDTSSEVAFDASSQALLAWSQQPNVGTDLNNFYALIHTATPWKQFPLWNLWGEQTQYTPDKEQDFAQPRLIKREKDERFDVERLWIESPAMRRVVQVQVQYPKDRTTPAPMLYLLDGVSAPVQSGWLRKGDVQGALANEHVTAIMPVEAGGTNYTDWNETDPYLGRSMWETFLIKELPVVVEDSATGIAFNGERYIGGLSMGGSAAVRLANLYPERFVGTFSVSGCYSPVSTSGRELFNLAPRATGGNPDLMWGRDITPQRIRNDVVANPAGIAGMRTYIYSATGAATQADVDSAREEGLQELFGNIVLEKMVYTCTRELEDSLVSKGLMSGNVTFDYHEVGVHSWPYYKQQLPVAWAHVSQGRYTYR, from the coding sequence ATGCGAAAAGTAGCCCAGATCCTGATAAGCGTTGCGTTTGCGGCCGCCAGCGTAGCGTCGGTAAGCACCGGCCTAGCAAGCGCGCAGACGAGCTCCGACACGAGCTCTGAGGTGGCTTTCGACGCTTCCTCGCAGGCGCTGCTCGCCTGGTCGCAACAGCCGAACGTAGGCACGGATCTCAACAACTTTTACGCGTTGATACACACGGCGACCCCGTGGAAGCAGTTCCCGCTGTGGAACCTGTGGGGCGAGCAAACACAGTACACGCCCGACAAAGAGCAGGATTTTGCGCAGCCGCGTCTGATTAAGCGGGAAAAAGACGAGCGCTTCGACGTCGAGCGTTTGTGGATCGAGTCGCCGGCTATGCGTCGCGTGGTTCAGGTTCAGGTGCAGTACCCCAAAGATCGTACGACACCTGCGCCGATGCTGTATTTGCTCGACGGGGTTTCCGCGCCGGTGCAGTCCGGCTGGCTGCGCAAGGGTGATGTCCAGGGGGCGCTCGCCAACGAGCATGTCACCGCCATCATGCCGGTGGAGGCCGGAGGAACTAACTACACCGACTGGAACGAGACCGATCCCTACCTGGGACGATCCATGTGGGAGACCTTCCTCATCAAGGAGCTGCCCGTGGTTGTGGAGGATTCCGCGACGGGAATCGCCTTCAACGGGGAGCGCTACATTGGTGGGCTGTCGATGGGTGGTTCGGCCGCGGTGCGGCTGGCCAACCTGTACCCCGAGCGCTTCGTGGGAACTTTTTCTGTGTCCGGATGTTATTCGCCGGTCAGTACCTCCGGACGTGAGCTGTTTAACCTCGCTCCGCGTGCGACGGGCGGTAACCCGGACCTCATGTGGGGCCGCGATATCACCCCGCAGCGCATCCGCAACGATGTCGTCGCTAACCCGGCGGGTATAGCGGGCATGCGCACCTATATCTATTCGGCCACGGGAGCCGCCACGCAGGCGGATGTTGATTCAGCGCGCGAAGAGGGGCTTCAGGAGCTATTCGGAAACATCGTATTAGAGAAGATGGTGTATACCTGCACCCGCGAGCTCGAGGACTCGTTGGTTTCCAAGGGGCTGATGAGCGGCAATGTCACCTTTGATTATCACGAGGTGGGCGTGCATAGCTGGCCCTATTACAAGCAGCAGCTGCCCGTGGCGTGGGCACATGTCAGCCAGGGGCGCTACACCTATCGTTAA
- a CDS encoding MBL fold metallo-hydrolase — protein MTIQSLSPVRLTLTKHHHACVSIRGVDAEGIETNLLCDPGSLGPEVSLDGVDAILITHDHPDHVRPSQLAQALEAGIPLWLPADAANRLVLEGELVHVAETGQRLRIGVLDVEVFGDVHARIHPVHSGPLNRGYLVADKVLVTGDEHVDVGKRTVECLVTPMDAPWLRSVDLMDYVAAIRPDVVIGIHDGLLNADGLAIATNILRGLETHGLVREAVRLEVGESRELGAGA, from the coding sequence ATGACGATACAATCTTTATCCCCCGTGCGCTTGACGCTGACCAAGCACCACCACGCCTGCGTGTCCATTCGTGGCGTTGACGCGGAGGGTATCGAAACGAACCTCCTGTGTGATCCGGGCTCTTTGGGGCCGGAAGTTAGCCTTGATGGCGTCGATGCCATCCTTATCACCCACGATCACCCCGATCATGTGCGCCCGTCCCAGCTTGCCCAAGCGTTGGAGGCCGGGATCCCGCTGTGGTTGCCGGCCGACGCCGCAAACCGCTTGGTGCTGGAAGGCGAGCTGGTTCATGTGGCCGAGACCGGCCAGCGCCTGAGAATCGGCGTGTTGGATGTCGAAGTATTCGGCGACGTGCATGCCCGCATACATCCGGTACATTCTGGGCCGCTCAACCGCGGCTACCTTGTTGCCGACAAGGTTTTGGTGACCGGCGACGAGCATGTGGACGTCGGCAAGCGGACAGTGGAATGCCTAGTAACGCCGATGGACGCGCCGTGGCTGCGGTCTGTCGACCTCATGGACTATGTGGCAGCGATTCGGCCGGATGTGGTCATTGGCATCCACGATGGGCTGCTCAATGCCGACGGGCTCGCGATCGCCACGAACATCCTGCGCGGCTTGGAAACTCACGGGCTTGTGCGCGAGGCCGTGCGCCTTGAGGTGGGCGAGAGCCGAGAGCTGGGGGCAGGTGCGTGA
- a CDS encoding CoA-acylating methylmalonate-semialdehyde dehydrogenase, translating into MRHITHFIGGELTGESARHGDVYNPATGQVQAHVSLASKQEVDACIDNARQAQVAWGAMNPQRRIRIINKWMQLIQENSDELARTITLEHGKTFDDAHGDIARGTDVLEFALGAPHQLKGEYSTNVGGGIDTYSMRQPLGVVAGITPFNFPAMIPLWKAGPALAAGNAFVLKPSERDPSVPVRLAELFVEAGGPAGVFNVINGDKEAVDAILDSTVIKAVGFVGSTPIAQYIYERCAATGKRAQCFGGAKNHVIVMPDANIDAAADAIVGAAYGSAGERCMALSVAVPVGEETADRLRDAVAARIADLSVGHGLEKGVDYGPLVAQSALDRVNGLIEEGVQAGAEIIVDGRGLDLSDREFEGEALGGYFIGPTLFDKVTPEMSIYTEEIFGPVLVMVRANSFEEALRLPNEHAYGNGVAIFTENGGAAREFAARVEVGMVGINVPIPVPIAYFTFGGWKASAFGDLNQHGPDAFRFYTKTKTVTSRWPDGAESTADFTMPVMK; encoded by the coding sequence ATGCGACACATCACCCACTTCATCGGCGGCGAACTGACCGGCGAGAGCGCACGTCACGGCGACGTCTACAACCCCGCAACTGGCCAGGTCCAGGCGCATGTCTCCCTGGCTTCCAAGCAAGAAGTCGATGCCTGCATCGACAACGCCCGCCAGGCGCAGGTCGCGTGGGGCGCGATGAACCCGCAGCGCCGCATCCGCATCATCAACAAATGGATGCAGCTCATCCAGGAAAACAGCGACGAGCTGGCACGCACCATCACCCTCGAGCACGGCAAGACCTTCGACGATGCCCACGGCGACATTGCCCGCGGCACCGACGTCCTTGAGTTCGCCCTCGGCGCCCCGCACCAGCTCAAGGGCGAGTACTCCACCAACGTCGGCGGTGGCATCGACACCTACTCCATGCGCCAGCCGCTCGGCGTGGTTGCCGGCATTACCCCCTTCAACTTCCCGGCTATGATCCCGCTGTGGAAGGCGGGCCCGGCGCTGGCTGCGGGCAACGCGTTCGTGCTCAAGCCCTCCGAGCGCGACCCCTCGGTCCCGGTTCGACTCGCGGAACTGTTTGTGGAGGCGGGCGGCCCGGCGGGCGTCTTCAACGTGATTAACGGCGACAAGGAGGCCGTGGACGCGATCCTCGATTCGACGGTGATCAAGGCCGTCGGCTTCGTCGGCTCCACCCCGATCGCGCAGTACATCTATGAGCGCTGCGCCGCCACCGGCAAGCGCGCCCAGTGCTTCGGCGGTGCGAAGAACCACGTCATCGTCATGCCGGACGCCAACATCGATGCGGCAGCAGACGCCATCGTCGGCGCTGCCTACGGCTCGGCCGGCGAGCGCTGCATGGCGCTGTCGGTGGCAGTTCCGGTCGGGGAGGAGACCGCGGATCGCCTGCGCGACGCAGTGGCCGCCCGCATCGCTGACCTCAGCGTGGGGCACGGCTTGGAGAAGGGCGTTGACTACGGCCCGCTGGTTGCCCAGTCCGCGCTCGACCGCGTCAACGGGCTCATCGAGGAGGGCGTACAGGCAGGCGCCGAGATCATCGTCGACGGCCGCGGACTTGACCTGTCCGACCGCGAGTTCGAGGGCGAGGCGCTCGGCGGCTACTTCATCGGCCCGACCTTATTCGATAAGGTCACCCCGGAGATGTCCATCTACACCGAGGAGATCTTCGGCCCGGTCCTGGTGATGGTCCGCGCGAACTCCTTCGAGGAGGCCCTGCGCCTGCCCAACGAGCATGCCTACGGCAACGGTGTCGCCATCTTTACCGAAAACGGCGGCGCCGCCCGCGAGTTCGCCGCCCGCGTGGAGGTGGGCATGGTGGGTATCAACGTGCCGATTCCGGTGCCGATCGCCTACTTCACCTTCGGCGGGTGGAAGGCCTCCGCCTTCGGCGACCTCAACCAGCACGGCCCGGATGCGTTCCGCTTCTACACCAAGACCAAGACCGTGACCTCCCGCTGGCCCGATGGTGCCGAGTCCACCGCGGACTTCACCATGCCGGTGATGAAGTAA
- the mmsB gene encoding 3-hydroxyisobutyrate dehydrogenase, translating into MARWCRVHRGLHHAGDEVTGSGESGSQKLIGRRKRMKIAFIGLGNMGGPMAANLVKNGFEVAGFDVAEPAKEAARAAGINVCDTVAEAARGADVVMTMLPNDALVRGVIAEARPEVAEGTTFIDSSTIAVDAAREIGAELTDAGFRFIDAPVSGGIFGAQEGTLAFMVAGDEATFSEHRSLFEAMGRSITYCGELGNGQAVKACNNMILAIQQVALSEAMVMSERLGVDPQVFFDVVSNATGSSWSLTKNCPVPGPVPTSPANNDFKPGFATALMLKDLRLAMQAAESTKTATVLGRIVADQYEKLAADGHGGEDFSVIINEVRGA; encoded by the coding sequence CTGGCCCGATGGTGCCGAGTCCACCGCGGACTTCACCATGCCGGTGATGAAGTAACTGGTTCAGGGGAATCGGGTTCGCAGAAACTCATTGGAAGGAGAAAACGCATGAAGATCGCATTCATCGGCCTGGGAAACATGGGCGGCCCGATGGCAGCCAACCTGGTCAAGAACGGCTTCGAGGTCGCAGGCTTCGACGTGGCTGAGCCCGCCAAGGAGGCAGCCCGCGCGGCAGGCATTAACGTCTGCGACACCGTGGCCGAGGCCGCACGCGGCGCAGACGTGGTCATGACGATGCTGCCTAACGACGCCTTGGTGCGCGGCGTCATCGCCGAGGCGCGACCCGAGGTCGCGGAGGGGACAACGTTCATCGACTCCTCCACCATCGCGGTCGACGCCGCCCGCGAGATCGGCGCGGAGCTGACCGACGCTGGCTTCCGCTTCATCGACGCTCCGGTCTCCGGCGGCATCTTCGGCGCCCAGGAGGGCACGCTCGCCTTCATGGTCGCTGGCGACGAGGCCACCTTCAGCGAGCACCGCTCGCTCTTCGAGGCCATGGGCCGCTCCATCACCTACTGCGGCGAGCTCGGCAACGGCCAGGCGGTCAAGGCCTGCAACAACATGATCCTGGCCATCCAGCAGGTCGCCCTGTCCGAGGCGATGGTCATGTCTGAGCGCCTGGGCGTGGACCCGCAGGTGTTCTTCGACGTGGTCTCCAACGCCACCGGGTCGAGCTGGTCGCTGACTAAGAACTGCCCGGTACCTGGTCCGGTCCCGACCTCACCGGCGAACAACGACTTCAAGCCGGGGTTTGCCACCGCGCTCATGCTCAAGGACCTGCGCCTAGCGATGCAGGCGGCTGAGTCCACCAAGACCGCGACCGTGCTGGGCCGCATCGTGGCCGACCAGTACGAGAAGCTGGCCGCCGACGGGCACGGCGGGGAGGACTTCTCCGTCATCATCAACGAGGTGCGCGGGGCCTAG
- a CDS encoding TetR/AcrR family transcriptional regulator: MTSDPGSSSRSTRELILECSRRLFSQRSFSQVTIKDIAEEAGVSSALVIKYFINKECLFGQTIDFKESARRLFSGQFSELGYTAVYETLTAPADAPYSTVRTLVIGSGDENSLKSVGKKIQEDLKEVLVDRIESEAPQPNPHPQIRAQAALSLIIGLSMMRRVGDPNFRDYPRKQLLDYYAGLFQQIVDGVA; encoded by the coding sequence ATGACTTCTGATCCAGGTTCGTCGTCACGATCGACCCGTGAGCTGATCCTCGAGTGCTCGCGCCGGTTGTTTAGCCAGCGCTCGTTCTCGCAGGTGACGATCAAGGACATCGCGGAGGAAGCCGGCGTCTCCAGCGCCCTTGTGATCAAGTACTTCATCAACAAGGAGTGCTTATTCGGCCAGACGATCGACTTCAAGGAATCGGCGCGACGGCTGTTCTCGGGGCAGTTTTCCGAGCTGGGGTACACAGCGGTGTACGAAACGCTCACCGCGCCCGCGGATGCGCCGTACTCGACCGTGCGCACCCTCGTGATTGGAAGCGGCGACGAGAACTCTCTCAAGTCCGTCGGCAAGAAGATCCAGGAGGACCTCAAGGAGGTCCTCGTCGACCGCATTGAGAGCGAGGCGCCGCAGCCGAACCCGCATCCGCAGATCAGGGCCCAGGCGGCGCTGTCGCTGATTATTGGTTTGTCGATGATGCGTCGCGTGGGGGATCCCAACTTCCGCGACTACCCGCGCAAGCAGCTGCTCGACTACTACGCGGGGCTGTTTCAGCAGATCGTCGACGGTGTGGCGTAG
- a CDS encoding GntP family permease, which yields MALALAGIFISLAFLIVMAYRGHSVVVVAPVAAAIAVLFSGAPQLATYTQIFMPALGKFLTNYFPLFLTGAIFGHLMTVSGLAQKLARGISALFGPKQAMMSTVIATALLTYGGVSAWVVVFTIMPIAMELFRQADIPRRLMPGTVAFGTITFALAALPGSPQIHNAIPTKYFGTNTYAAPVFGLISAALMFLIGMLWLNYRVRSLNKAGVGFATDSADVDSHREEIAEHVLATEAGLAGGSAAGATPEDIFQGDHSKGSHSVAVEGLLGLIPILVVVAVNFSFVYGFSKWLDFSYLADEKYGATSIKALLGTWSVTLALIVAIIVIILMHPKDIKKHLGELSEGAKTGILPAFTTASEVGYGAVIASLAVFSVLRDGVFGVSDNPLIVGVVSTGVISGITGSSSGGLSITMQAFGDQLAQMAHDSGMNVELLHRVIAMASVSFDSLPHNGAVLTMLLVCDMTHRQSYKDVAVLTIVVPLVALAIMLAVHGVIPGLV from the coding sequence ATGGCACTCGCACTGGCGGGGATCTTCATCTCCCTCGCCTTCCTCATCGTCATGGCCTACCGCGGGCACTCCGTGGTGGTCGTCGCCCCCGTGGCCGCCGCGATCGCGGTGCTGTTCTCCGGCGCCCCGCAGCTTGCCACCTACACCCAGATCTTCATGCCAGCGCTGGGCAAGTTCCTCACGAACTACTTCCCGCTGTTCCTCACCGGCGCCATCTTCGGCCACCTCATGACGGTCAGCGGGCTCGCGCAGAAGCTGGCCCGGGGTATCTCCGCGCTGTTTGGCCCGAAGCAGGCGATGATGTCCACCGTGATCGCGACGGCGCTTTTGACCTACGGCGGCGTGAGCGCCTGGGTGGTGGTGTTCACCATCATGCCGATCGCCATGGAGTTGTTCCGCCAGGCAGACATCCCGCGGCGCCTCATGCCGGGCACCGTCGCTTTCGGAACCATCACCTTCGCGCTGGCGGCGCTGCCGGGCAGCCCGCAGATCCACAACGCGATCCCGACGAAGTACTTCGGCACCAATACCTACGCGGCGCCGGTGTTCGGCCTCATCTCCGCTGCGCTCATGTTCCTCATCGGCATGCTGTGGCTCAACTACCGCGTGCGCTCGCTCAACAAGGCTGGCGTGGGCTTTGCCACCGATTCCGCCGACGTCGACTCCCACCGCGAGGAGATCGCCGAGCACGTGCTGGCCACCGAGGCGGGCCTGGCTGGCGGCAGCGCCGCGGGTGCCACGCCTGAGGACATCTTCCAGGGCGACCACTCGAAGGGCTCGCACTCCGTTGCCGTCGAAGGTCTCCTAGGCCTCATCCCGATCCTCGTGGTCGTGGCCGTCAACTTCTCCTTCGTCTACGGCTTCTCCAAGTGGCTCGACTTCAGCTACCTCGCCGACGAGAAGTACGGCGCCACGAGCATCAAGGCCCTGCTGGGAACGTGGTCGGTGACGCTCGCGCTCATCGTCGCGATCATCGTCATCATCCTCATGCACCCGAAGGACATCAAAAAGCATCTAGGCGAGCTGTCCGAAGGCGCCAAGACCGGCATCCTGCCGGCCTTCACCACGGCCTCCGAGGTCGGCTACGGCGCGGTCATCGCCTCCCTCGCGGTGTTCTCCGTGCTGCGCGACGGCGTGTTCGGCGTCTCCGACAACCCGCTCATCGTGGGTGTCGTCTCCACCGGCGTCATCTCCGGCATCACCGGTTCCTCGTCGGGCGGCCTGTCCATCACGATGCAGGCCTTCGGCGACCAGCTCGCCCAGATGGCGCACGACAGCGGCATGAACGTCGAGCTGCTCCACCGCGTGATCGCCATGGCGTCGGTAAGCTTCGACTCGCTGCCGCACAACGGCGCGGTGCTGACGATGCTGTTGGTCTGCGACATGACCCACCGCCAGTCCTACAAGGACGTCGCGGTGCTGACCATCGTGGTGCCGCTGGTGGCGCTGGCAATCATGCTGGCCGTGCACGGCGTGATCCCGGGGCTGGTCTAG